CAACAAAAAGATGGAATTTATTCTGTTTTCGGAAATCACGATTCTTACCTTATGCTAAATCCACTTGAAAAAGCAGGGATCAATGTATTGCCTAACGAAAGTTTAGCTATAAAAAAGGGAAATGAACAAATTGTGATTACCGGCATTGACGATCCACATTCATACTACACCGACCAGATAGTTGACACAATTGAAGAAAGCAATGGTGAATTTAAAATATTGCTGGCTCACTCGCCCGAAATGTTTCGCGAAGCCGAGAAAAATGGCTACAGTTTATATTTTTGTGGACATACACATGCCGGACAAATTTGCTTGCCCGGAGGAATTCCATTGATTACACATCTGTACGACGGAAAAAAATTCTACAAAGGGAAGTGGCAGTATAAAAAACTTTCAGGTTACACATCGTCGGGCTGCGGAGTTTCAGGAATCCCAATTCGCTTCAATTGCATTGGAGAAGTTGCTATTTTAACTTTGAAAAAGAAGTAAATTGAAATCATTAAATTCAATACAATTAAGAAAAACCAGATACCATTTTAGAGTCTTTGTTTTTGCTGCAATCATATTTTTTCTGAAACAAAATGTCTCTTCACAGTCGCTAATCCCGGTGCTTGATAGTTTAAAATTCCACAATGTAAAACATTTGATGAATAGGGATTCTACAACTATTTATACCGATGACAGTGTATATTTTTATACAGATTCTTTGTCGCTTCCTATTAAAAATAACTCAAAATATAAAACTAAAGCATTTTACGATTCAATCAGGTCTAA
The window above is part of the Bacteroidota bacterium genome. Proteins encoded here:
- a CDS encoding metallophosphoesterase; this encodes MQIGKNERRIIWAATRSVLETDTYKRQKKGKSRRYWKFFKGLLKIFIFIIKVVKLYEIGLKNAKNIVINEKDFYFENLPAAFDGYKIMHLSDLHFDTLEGIENIIAKLIKSQSCDICVITGDYRKKNTGGVARISEPIQTIVNALQQKDGIYSVFGNHDSYLMLNPLEKAGINVLPNESLAIKKGNEQIVITGIDDPHSYYTDQIVDTIEESNGEFKILLAHSPEMFREAEKNGYSLYFCGHTHAGQICLPGGIPLITHLYDGKKFYKGKWQYKKLSGYTSSGCGVSGIPIRFNCIGEVAILTLKKK